One region of Zingiber officinale cultivar Zhangliang chromosome 7B, Zo_v1.1, whole genome shotgun sequence genomic DNA includes:
- the LOC122003908 gene encoding ABSCISIC ACID-INSENSITIVE 5-like protein 2: MGMAMATQGAGRAQQDAQSQSLSRQGLDCNLTLDQVQDHLGGPLLSMNLEDLLRNVFPAGKDSRSPAADSGAGAMRKKTVDEVWRHIQRGKEKERQQPRLGEMTLEDFLCRAGVAGDETNEGCGNKIVLGPTEHSLHHCHPQKQEQTVMGRNYVCQPPAPQPQAADSSPFDPQTPRRKRGRFEDVAKKKVERRQKRMIKNRESAARSRARKQAYTNELEKKVSSLEEENQRLKQQKESDAMIQFIPQPYPKQQLRRTSSAPV; encoded by the exons ATGGGCATGGCCATGGCAACTCAGGGCGCCGGCAGAGCTCAGCAAGATGCGCAATCCCAGAGCTTGAGCAGGCAGGGCTTAGACTGCAACCTCACTCTCGACCAAGTTCAGGACCACCTCGGCGGGCCCTTGCTCAGCATGAACCTCGAAGACCTCCTCCGAAACGTCTTCCCCGCCGGCAAGGACAGCCGCTCCCCCGCGGCCGACTCCGGCGCCGGCGCCATGAGAAAGAAGACGGTGGACGAGGTGTGGAGGCACATCCAACGGGGGAAAGAGAAGGAGAGGCAGCAGCCACGTCTAGGGGAGATGACTCTGGAGGACTTCTTGTGCAGGGCCGGAGTGGCCGGAGACGAGACAAACGAGGGCTGCGGGAATAAGATTGTGTTGGGCCCGACGGAGCACTCGTTGCACCACTGCCATCCCCAGAAGCAGGAGCAGACCGTCATGGGAAGAAACTACGTGTGTCAGCCGCCTGCGCCCCAGCCACAGGCTGCCGACTCCTCGCCATTTGATCCGCAAACGCCGAGGCGGAAAAGGGGGCGCTTCGAAGATGTGGCCAAGAAGAAAGTGGAGCGAAGGCAGAAGAGAATGATCAAGAACCGGGAGTCGGCTGCCCGTTCTCGAGCTAGGAAGCAG GCTTACACCAATGAATTGGAGAAGAAAGTTTCCAGCCTCGAAGAAGAAAATCAAAGGTTGAAGCAGCAAAAG